Proteins from one Eubalaena glacialis isolate mEubGla1 chromosome 8, mEubGla1.1.hap2.+ XY, whole genome shotgun sequence genomic window:
- the TSGA13 gene encoding testis-specific gene 13 protein, with protein MGQRRQAKFQYGKSKTSRTSPVKFEKETIVDSDEIFDAVGQSKFVLENLHHYTVHPNLAQYYEPLKPTALHKFLARNRKIQSFTLKVTEYDQDKTLLIMTNNPLPCPIDHQGKDMTSKYFSSELLLKESHQHKPTENFFQPLMSQKKKLRSGLKPIFPVTLLEDPKSKREQWFRFSTDKDFKSEGKYSKVCALRKQKKMYPQLNFAPVCKRDLRSDVSKKSGSDLPTSQIIWEPLTLSSLLEEKPTRTAPGESAFRNGRAQQWIIKNDESKPYMPLASSPETEGPGEVAI; from the exons ATGGGCCAAAGGAGACAGGCCAA GTTTCAGTATGGCAAATCAAAGACTTCAAGAACtagcccagttaaatttgagaaagaaacaaTTGTTGATAGTGATGAG ATTTTTGATGCAGTCGGGCAATCAAAATTTGTTCTAGAGAACCTTCACCATTACACAGTCCATCCAAATTTG GCCCAGTACTATGAGCCTTTGAAGCCCACTGCACTGCATAAATTCCTGGCTCGAAACAGGAAAATTCAAAGCTTCACATTGAAAGTAACAGAATATGATCAGGATAAGACCTTACTGATTATGACCAACAACCCACTTCCCTGCCCAATCGACCATCAAGGAAAGGACATGACATCAAAATACTTTTCCAGTGAGTTACTGCTCAAG GAAAGTCATCAGCACAAGCCCACTGAGAACTTCTTCCAACCCCTGATGtctcagaaaaaaaagttaagatcTGGGCTGAAACCAATCTTCCCTGTGACACTGTTGGAGGACCCTAAATCCAAGAGAGAACAATGGTTTAG GTTTTCCACAGACAAGGATTTCAAGAGTGAAGGGAAGTATTCAAAGGTCTGTGctttgagaaaacagaaaaaaatgtaccCTCAGCTCAACTTTGCTCCAGTCTGTAAAAGAGATCTGAGGAGTGACG TCTCCAAGAAGTCAGGGAGCGACTTGCCAACTTCCCAGATAATTTGGGAACCATTAACCCTTTCATCACTCCTGGAAGAGAAGCCCACCAGAACCGCGCCAGGAGAGAGCGCGTTCCGCAACGGAAGGGCCCAGCAGTGGATTATAAAAAACGATGAAAGCAAACCCTACATGCCCCTCGCCTCATCTCCAGAGACTGAGGGGCCTGGAGAAGTCGCCATTTAG